The following DNA comes from Tunturibacter psychrotolerans.
GCACCGTGAAGGCGGGGGCTGTGGCGCCAGTGGGTGGCTTTCGTTGTGAGCGGGCGTGCGCATGATGACGACCGCGTGACGCTGGTTGTGCCCTCGGCTGAGGCTGTGAGGCTGCGGTCAGGTTGGGGTCGGCGTCAGCGATGATGATTCGCTGGCCCAGATAGCTGGTGTTCGCGGTGCGAAGAGTTGCGGCCTGGGTACGGGCAGCGTCATTGGTGCCGGAGACGTGGAAGCCGGCGATGCCGCGGTTGAGCCAGAAGCGCGCGACGTTGGGCAGGTCGGCGGCGGGGATCGCGGGGTCGAGATCAAGGAGGACGCGGAGATGGCGGCTGCTGGCTTCTCGGAGAAGATCATCGAAGTCGTCCAGGGTGCCGAGGCCTGGGGCGATCTCCTGTGCGTGGGTCGCGTCGGGTTGGAGCGGGGTGAGGAGGATGGCGTCGGCGCCGAGGGAGTGAATGTAGTCGAGGCGTTGGCTGACGCCGTGCAGATCGCTGCTACCGGTGGGGTTGAAGTTGGCGGGGTTCACCTCGTAGATGATGGCTCGCTTCCACCAGATATCGGTGGTGATGCCAGAGCCTACCCAGCCGGGTCGCGCGAGGGTTTGGGATCGAGCCGAGGGAATGGTCGCGGTCAGAATGCAGAGGGAGAGAATGAGGGGCGTTCGACGGAGGTTGATCATGCGTTCGTTATTGTGATGCTACCCGAGACATGGGGATGACGACGGATGAGCGGAGTATGAGATGGGCTCGTCGCGCATAAATTTGCTCATTCCTTGTGTTTGGAGAGGCGAGGTTTTATGGTCAATGAATCCGATCCAGCGAAAAAGGAGATTTGCACATGAGAGGTATTGCCGCTTTTGGTGTGGGGGCTGCGTTGTTGTTTGTTCAGACGGGGTTGGCTCAGATGGGCGCACCAGATACTCCGCCGCCGGTTTCAATGCAGGCTTTTGCGGGGCCCCTGGCTGCAAAGTATCGCGTAGATGCAGATCGAATTCTGAAGGCGTCTGAGACCGAGGACGATGGATATGTTGCGCTGACCTACCTATGCGACCACATCGGCAAGAGGCTGAGCGGATCGCCACAGCTGAACACTGCGGTGGAGTGGGGCGCGGAGTTGATGCGCAAGGCTGGGTTGCAGAATGTGACGGTGCAGCCGGTTATGGTGCCCCATTGGGTGAGGGGGAGCGAGTCGGGTGCGATTGTCGCTCCCGTGACGAAGCCGCTGCATATGCTGGGGCTGGGGATGAGCGTGGGTACGCCGAAGGAAGGGATCACAGCGGAGGTGGTGTTTGTGCCGAGCTTTGCTGCGCTGGATGCGATGTCTGCGGAGCAGGTGAAGGGAAAGATTGTGGTGTTCAATCCTGGCTGGCATGGTTATGGGTTCAATGTGATGTATCGCGGACTCGGACCGTCGAAGGCTGCGGCGAAGGGCGCTGTTGGGGTGTTGGTGCGTTCGGCGACGGGCCTCGCGATGCAGACGCCGCATACGGGTGCGCTGCGGTATGACGAGAAGGTGCCGAAGATTCCGGCGGCTGCGATCTCGGTGGAAGATGCGCTAATGATCGAGCGGTTGTGCAAGGAAGGACCGGTGAAGGTGCATCTGCAGATGGATGCGCATATGGAACCGGAGGTGAAGGCCGGTAATGTGATCGGCGAGATTGTGGGAAGTGAGCATCCTGAGCAGGTGGTGGTGATTGGCGGCCATATCGATTCGTGGGATGTTGGGCAAGGCGCGCAGGACGATGGATCGGGAATCATGGGGGCGTTCCAGGCGGTTACGCTGATTCACAAGCTGGGACTGAAGCCGAAACGGACGATTCGCCTGGTGTTTTGGGTGAATGAAGAGAATGGCGGAGCGGGCGGAGTAGCTTATCGCAAGATGGTCGGCGAGAAGATTAAGGATCAAGTCGCGGCGATTGAGATGGATGAAGGGGCGGAGAAGCCGTTGGGGATGGGGTACGGTGGGTTCGAGTCGATGATGCCGGGTGCGGCGCCGTTTGATCTGAATAAACTCCCGCCGGATCAGCAGCAGTCGTATGCTGCGTTGCAGGATATCGCTTCTCTGCTGGGACCGATTGGTGCGGATCGGGTGCTGCCGGGTGGGGGTGGATCGGATATCGAGCCGCTGACTGATGATGGAGTGCCTGCGCTGGCTCCGCGGACTGACGATCAGCACTACTTCGACTGGCACCATACGGATGCGGATACCTTGGATAAGGTCGATCCGAAGGAGTTCCGGAAGAACGCTGCGATGTTGGCGGTAGTGACGTATGTGCTGGCCGATATGGATGGGCGGCTGGCTGGGAAGAATGCTGCTGCTGCGAAGTAGTTTTTAGAAGCGAATGGCTGTAGTGGACGCTCCGCTACAGCCATTTTTGTTTAGTTCGGTGGCGGAGCGGTGGACGGTGGTACTGGCTTGCCATTTGCCGTTTCTGACTCCATGAGTTCGACTCGTGTGCCGTCGGGATCGAAGAGATTGACCTGGCGTTTGCCGTTGACGCCGGTGTGAGGAGCTATTGGTTTGCCGTAGGTTTGGAAGGCGCGGCGAGATTCGAGGGTACTGATGGACTTTGCCACGTCGGGCACGAGGAGGGAGATGTGCTCCTGGCCGCCGCGTTTGTCGGGTGGCGGAAGATCGCGGTAGAGCATGAACTCTACGTAGTCTTTGCCGTCGGGCACCTGCATGTCGATCCAGCTTAGCTGCGTGCCGTTGGAGCTGCCACGCCAGAACTCGTGGAAGCCGAGAAGATCGCCGTAGAACTTGATGGACTTCTCGCTGTTGCCGACGAGAAAGCCGAGATGGTAGATGGAGTCGGAGATGTTCGTGGCAGGAAGAGACTTGCCGGCGGTGCGAGCTTCGAGACCGTCTGGTTGCGGCTCGTCGAATTCGACGAGATTGCCGTCTGGATCTTTGATCGTCAGAGTGAGGTCGCCGGTTGTTACATTTTTGAGAACCGGTGAGGCGACTTGGACGCCACGGGAGATGAGGTAGCGGCGCATCCGTTCGGCGCTGGAGACGGTGAAGGCGATGTGACCCAGGCGGCCGGAGCCTGCGCGTGGCTGCAGGTTCAAGAGCTCGACGAACTGGTGGTCGTTGATCTTGAGGATAGCGTTAGTGATGGAGCCATCTGGATTCTTGTGTTCAGCGGATTCGTCGTAGCCGAGGAGGCCGTGCCAGAACTCAAGGGCTCTGGGTAGATCTGAGACGAAGAAGCCGACGTGCGAGATGCCGAGTATCTTGGGACGAGTTGGTGCGGTTTGAGCCTGGATGGTCAGCGCGCAGGTGAAGAGGATTGTGCAGATTGCTGCTAGTCGCTTGCTTCGATTCATCTGGAGTTGCGGTCCTTTCGTCGGAGTCATCGTACATGTCTCAGTGTGGGCTGAGGCCTGTGTTCTCTTGAAAATTCATGGTGCTTCGATTGACAGGGCAGGGCAGGCTCGATAGCCTCGAAGTTCGGCAGTGATTGGTGGGCCAATCTTTTTGCTGTCCGAATCCCAAGAGCCCTCGTCGGCGATGCACGCGATGCGATGGGGCGGAAGACTGGACATATGAGCACACGAGCTGATTTCAGCGTTGATGAGTGGGACCTCCTGCGTTCCTCTCCGTTTATGGCAAGCATTCTGGTGGTGGCGGCCAGCCCGAGCGGACCGATTGGCCTCGTTCAGGAGTCGACCGCTGCGGGCAAGATGATTTTGACCGCTGCTTCGACTGCGCAGACGCCTCTACTGAAGGATCTTGCTTCAGATCTGACGCAGAAGATGTCGATCCCCAAGCCTCCGGCTGGAGCCACCCCTGCACAGGTGCAGGGTGCGGCTACCGAGATCCTGAAGCGGACTTCGGATCTGCTGGCGCAGAAGGCTACGCCGGAAGAAGCGACCGAGTTGAAGCAGTGGCTGGCCGGAGTTGCGAAGGCGACCGCGGAGGCGACCAAGGAAGGCGGCTTTCTCGGCTTCGGAGGGACTCTGGTCTCCGATGAGGAGAAGGCGGCGCTGGCTACGGTCAACTCTACGCTGGGGCTTGCGGCCTAGGTTCAGCACGTTTAGTCGATGTCGAAGCTGACTCCTTGTGCGAGGGGCAGGTCGGTACCGTAGTTGATGGTGTTGGTGGCGCGGCGCATGTACTGCTTCCATGCGTCGGAGCCGGACTCGCGTCCTCCGCCGGTTTCTTTTTCGCCGCCGAAGGCTCCGCCGATCTCTGCGCCCGAGGTTCCGATGTTGACGTTGGCGATGCCGCAGTCGGAGCCGGTGGCGGAGAGGAAGAGCTCGGCTTCGCGAAGGTTCATGGTGAAGATCGACGAGGAGAGGCCCTGGGGAACGTCGTTGTGGAGGGCGAGGGCGTCGGCGAAGTCGGAGTATTTGAGGACGTAGAGGATGGGGGCGAAGGTTTCGCGCTTGACGGTGTCGGTCTGGGAGCCGATCTCGACGAGGGCGGGGCGGACATAGAAGGCTTCGTCGTTCGTGGTGGGGACTCGGTCTCCGCCGGTGACGGCTGCTCCGGAGGTGCGGGCCTCTTCGAGGGACTTCTGCATGGCGTTGTAGGAGCGCTCGTCGATGAGCGGGCCTACGAGGGTGCCTTGTGCGCCGGGGTCGCCGATGACGACGGAGCCGTAGACCTTTTTGAGCTGTGGAATGAGCTTGTCGTAGACATCAGCGTGGACGATGAGGCGGCGGAGCGTCGTGCAGCGCTGGCCTGCGGTGCCCATGGCGGAGAAGGCGATGGCGCGGAGGGTCAGGTCGAGGTCGGCGGTGGGGGCGACGATGGCTGCGTTGTTGCCACCTAGCTCTAGGATGGCTTTGGCGAAGCGTGCGGCGAGCTTCGGGGCTACGGCGCGGCCCATGGCGGTCGATCCGGTGGCGGAGACGAGGGGGATGAGCGGGCTGTCGACGAGTTGCTCGCCTACCTTGGCGTCGCCGATGAGGAGAGTGGCGAGGCCTGTGGGAACGCCGCCAAACTTTTTCGCGGCTCGCTCGAAGATGGCCTGGGTGGCGAGGGCGGTGAGGGGAGTTTTTTCGCTGGGCTTCCAGACGACGGCGTCACCCGAGACGAGGGCGAGCGCGGCGTTCCAGCTCCAGACGGCGACGGGGAAGTTGAAGGCGGAGATGATGCCGACGACGCCGAGGGGGTGCCAGGTCTCCATCATGCGGTGCTTGGCGCGCTCGGAGGGGACGGTGAGTCCGGCTAGCTGGCGGGAAAGACCGGCGGCGTAGGTGCAGATGTCGATCATCTCCTGGACTTCGCCGTGGCCTTCGGAGAGGAGCTTGCCGGTTTCGATGGTGACTAGGCGGCCGAGGGGTTCGAGGTTGGTGCGGAGCTCTTCGCCGAGGAGGCGGATCAGTTCGCCGCGTTTGGGGGCGGGGACGTTGCGCCACTCGAGGTAGGCGGCGTGGGCCTGGGCGATGGCTTTGTTGGCGGCCTCGGGCGTGATGGTGGCGATCTGGGCGATGACCTCGCCGGTGATGGGGGTGCGGACGGTGAGGTTGCCGGTGGTGGCGGGGACTCCGAGGTGCGCGAGGATGGCTTCGACTTCTTTTCTGATCGTCATGGTTTGTCTGGATTGTTCTCGTGGGCTAGCGTAGTTGGTTCGGGTCAAGGGTGGCAAGTTGCCGGCAGGGGGGTACCCCCCCTATATGATTCGCGTAAATACCTTTGAATCAGTAGTTTAAAACCGACGTCGCCTCGCAAAATCGTCATAACAAAGGGCTTATATGCAAATTCGTCCAAGCAAAGGGGTTACGGGTTTGCAATAGAAAAAGCCCCAATTAGATCGGGGCTTTTCCAACTCTGATACCAGTATAGCGATTGGAGGGGAACTAATACGCCACGCGAATGCGCTGGATTGACGCGGGTTTTCGCGACTGAGGGGATTGACAACCATTTATCCGGTTAGACAGTTATATGAAATCACGGCTTTGGCAGCGCTTTCCGACTACCGACCTCGGGCGTTCGCGACGGGTCTGCTTGAATGGTTTTCGTACTTTCTCTTTCGTCTGCGCTCGCAACCGGAACAGTGATTCCAGTGGCCGCGATATAGAGATTGCTCTTCTTTCTATACGACACAGCGATGGTGTGAACGCCAGCCTCTTCGTTTGTCCCACGTGGGAACTCGAGGATGTAGCGCTCCCGCAACATTTGCGTGAACTCCTTAAGCCGGAAGATGGTGGTGTGCTCGCTGGCTTGCAACTCGATTCCACCGCTGTTCACGCATATCTGTTCGAACTTGTCCTCGGGGCCACCGAAGGAGGGCGATCTTATGTGACGTATCTCTGTTGTTTCACCTGTTGGTTTCTCAAGCTTCAAGACGGTCATTATGGTCGGCAGAAGACCGAAGACAGTCTCGGAGCGGATCTGTGCATGGAACATGACGTCTTTCCAGAGGGTCTTGCTGCCGGTGTCTTCGCCATCGGTGATGGCCAGGAGTACGCGTCTGCCTGGTTGCTTGTCGAGGTCTTTGAGCACCTCTGACATAGAGTCCCATAATGGCAGGGTGGTCCTGCAGTATGGCGGAGGGATTTTCTTCTCTCTCTTTAGCTCTTCGTTTTGCGTTTGACGAATCTTCCATGGCGCCATGGCTCTCGTAACCCCGTCGGCGAGCGCGGCCGGATTTGCCCCGGTGCCGTAGATCGTGCGGATCAGGTTGCAATCAATGGCGTAGACCGAGACGCGATCCTGGGAATGGAGGAAATCAGGCGGGAGCGCAGCGATGGCTGTGATGAGCGACGGCAGTAGTTCGTTGCCGGGTTTGCTTGCGTCGATAAGGATTGCCAGGGAGATTGGATCATCGCCCTCCCGGCGAACGTAGGTTGGGCGAAACAGCGGCCCGGAGTCGAGGCTGATGCGGAATCCCGATGGGTCGATCGGCTTCATTCGATCGTAGTCGTGAGAGAGGACGAGGACGGGGACCTGCTTGAGATTGGTGTAGACGCGGAGTGTGGGAGTGGGGGGAGTTGCTGTGGAAGATGCTGGGGGCTGCGCGGCAGGCGTTGCTTCGGGATTTGACTGGGCGCTGAAGCAAGTTGCAGTTAGTGTGAGGACCAGAGCGATGATGCAGGCAGGCATCCGAGCCAGGCCTGACGGCCTCTTTCTTTTTGAGATCATCCGCTGAACCTCTCTGCTCACGGTCTGTTCGACCTCCGCGACGTCTCTCTCGACAGCGATCATTCTATAGGAGAATGAAAGAGGGTTGATGAGTTGCCAGGGAGGACGTTCACGCTGGGTGGGCCGCGAGGAACTTTTTGTATTCGGCATCGAGGCCGGTGATAAGGGTCTCAACTAACAGCAGCTGCCTTGAATGACTTCGATGTGATCTTTCATCGTTGGAGCGTCGTCCGGTGTGGGATCTTCGTTCCCGGATGTATTCAGCATGGGGCCGATGCTGAGGATTGCATCCGTGGAGCCTGCATAGCATTTGGAGATCAGAACTTTGGCAGCACCGTCCGACTACCAAACTCCGGCGTTCGCGACGGGTCTGCTTGAATGGTTTTCCTGCTTTCTTTTTCGTCTTCACTCGCAACCGGAACAGTGATTCCAGTGGCCGTGATAAAGAGATTGCTCTTCTTCTTGTAAGACACCGCGATTATGTGGACACCTGGCTTTTCGTTTGGCACACGCGGGTACTCGAGGATGTAGCGCTCCCGCAACATCTGCGTGAACTCCTTGAGTCGGAGAATGGTAGTGTGCTCGTTGGCTTGCAACTCGACGCCACCGCTGTTCACGCATATCTGTTTGAACTTGTCCTCGGCGTCACCGGAGGAGGGCGGATTTTTGGTCGACAGTAGACCGAAGACAGTCTCGGAGTGGATCTGTGCATGGAACATGACGTCTTTCCAGAGGGTCTTGCTGCCGTCGTCTCCGCCATCGGTGATGGCCAGGAGTATGCGTCTGCCTGGTTGCTGGTCGAGGTCTTTGAGCACCTCGGACATAGAGTCCCATAACGGCAGTCCGGCTCTGCAGTATGGCTGAGGGATCTTATTCTCTTTCTTCAGCTTTTCGTTTTGCGTTTGACGAATCTGCCATGGCGCCATGGCTTTCTTAACCCCTTCGGCGACCGCCGCCGGATTTGCCCCGGTGTCGTAGATCGTGCGGATGAGGGTGCAATCGATGGCGTAGACCGAGACACGATCCTGGGGATGGAGAAAATCGGGCGGGAGCGCAGCGAGGGCTTCCATGAGTGACGGCAGAAGTTCGGGGTAAGGTTTGCTTGCGTCGATGAGGATTGCCAGGGAGATTGGGTCATCACCCTGCTGGCGAACGTAGGTTGGGCGAAACAGCGGCCCCGAGTCGAGGCTGATGCGGAAGCCGGATGGGTCGATCGGCTTTATTCGCTCGTAGTCGTGAGATAGGACGAGGACGGAGACTTGCTTGAGATTGGTGTAGACGCGAAGGGTGGGAGCGGAGGGAGTTGCGGGTGTTGGAGATTGTGCCGGTTGGGCGGTTGGGGTTTGCGATTGCGCGTGGCTGCTGATTGCAGCGAGCAGAAATAAGAGAGCGATAGCGCTGAAAATCTTTCTTTGGGAACGTTGCGGTTGGCTTCTCTTCTGTACGGTCTGCTGTAGCCGTTGGTCCATGGACTCGTCGACCTCTGCATCACCACTTCTACAGCGGAGATTTTATTCGAAGAGATGTGGACTTAGCATCTTTGCAACGGCGGGCTCGCCAGAAGGTGGGCCATCTATTCGCTGCGCGGGTGGCGTTGCCGTGGGATCAACTGCTGCGATGAGTTCGGCGCGAAGGCCTTTGGAGAAGTCGCCGGTGTGTAGCGGCGTGAGGTTCGCAAGCTGGAGTTGGCCGTTTTGATCGTTGAAGACGTGGTCCTCGGCCTGGGTGGTGCGATGGATCTTGTGGTGGGTGTAGGGCTCGAGCTGCATGAGTTGGGTTGCGATCTCTTCGGGGAAGAAGACCTGGCCGACGTGCGAGGTGTGACCGGCGGCGTAGGTGTTGTTTGCTTCGTGGCCGTCGATGCGGACTTTGAAGTGGATATGGTTGGTGCGGCCCATGTAGAAGCCGGGGAAGACGGTGCGAAAGTTGACGGAGCCGTCTGGCGCGGTGACTTGAATGCCGCGGAGGAAGGTGAGCTTGTCGGTGGGATGGTTTTCGGGCGGCGGGCCGAAGCCTTCGCGCGGGCCTGGGCGATTGTGTGGGTGGGTGGGGTCGAAGTTCGGCGGTGGGCCGGGCGGTTGTCCGTCGGGAGGTCCGCCTGGGGGGCCTCCTGGGCCCATGGGGTTCTGGGTGGTGTAGCCGGAGTAGAGGCCGAGGGCGTCGCAGTGCCAGATATCGACGGCAGCGTTGGTGAGTGGTTTGCAGGTGCGGGCGTCGAGGACTGCGATGCGAAGTTGGAGGGGGATGCCTTGGCGGTCTTCGACGATGTTTGAGCGGAGCAGTTCGTCGGCGACGTAGTAGGGGCCGACTTCCTGCTCGGGTGTGAGCTTGCAGACGTCGGAGTTTTGCAGAAGGCCCAGGGCAAAGGCTGCGCGCTGCAGTTCAAGGGTTGTCGCGAGGGCGATTGTGTTGGTGAGGAATGTGCGGCGACTGAATGCGGTTGGATTCTTCATGTCCCTCTTGTGAGCAGGTGCAAGACTCACACGTGTAGACGCGGTTTTTGGCGACGCGACGACAGGGATACCGACATTTGGCGATTCCTATACAGCGCTAACCTGGGTGGGCGGCGAGGAATTTTTTGTACTCGCGGTCGAGGGAGTTCATGAGGGAGTCGACGAGGGTGAGTTGGCCCTGGAGGACTTCGATCTTCTGCTTGATGTCGTTGGCCTGGCCTTCGGTTGGGTCGGGATCGTCGTTGCTGATGTTCATGAAGGGAGCGAGGCTGATGATGGCGTCGCGTGCGGCCTGGTGTTCTGCGTCGTTCAGTTCAGTCTGGGTGCTGTAGATGTTGGAGTACTCTTCGGCCTGAGAGTAGGGCATGTAGGAGAGAGCGGTGGTTGACTGAACGGTCTTCCAACTTACGTCGTCGAAGGTGCGGATGCCTAAGCCGAGCGTCATGTTGTTCTTATCGGGGGCCTTGTGATTTTTGATGATGTATTTGAGGACAATGACATCGTGTTTGAGGTCGTCCTGGTTCTTGTGTAAAGCGGTGATGGATTCGGCCAGCCCTTTGGCGTTGTTCTCGATCTCGGTGTGCAGGCTGGCTTCGGCCTCGTGGACGAGGTGGCGATGGTGTTGCCACTCGACGAGACCTTCGAGGCTGAGAGCGATGAGAAGGCCGATGGTGATGGTGAGGAGATGAAGCAGAAAGTCTCGCCAGCCATGAATTGGTTCATGGGGAGGGTGCACATCGATCACGGAAGGGACCTCGTCGAGATTCACTGTGGTTAGCGTAGCAAATCGATGTTTGATCGCACAGAGTGATGGGCATTTTTGATTGCGTCGAGGGTCGGGAGATACTCACTGGCAGTTGAGATCGGTTTGCGTGACGCTCGCGTTGATGAGCTGCGAAGGTTCTGTTGGGCTGCGGAGTTGGATCCAGGCGATCAGAGCGAAGCCTCCCATGACGAAGACGGAGACGAGAACGTTGGCGCGGAGGATGTCTGAGGTTAGCCATTGTCTGCCTGAGGGATCGGTGATTGCGGCTGGAGTTCCGGGTTGAGCGATGAGGAGAATGTTTCCGATTGCGGCTGCGGCGTAGAAGAGCACGGGGAGACGCCAGAGTTGGGACGGGAGCGGCTGGGTGGGTTGTCTTCGCAGGTAGAGCGCGAAAGCTTGATAGAAGACGTAGGTTGTGAGAGACCAGCCGAGGAAGTTGCTGATCGGTACGCCGAAGTAGGAGCCTCCCTGCTTCCATAGCCAGGCATGGTCGATGTTGGCCCAGACGGGGTCCATGGAGAGATCCCATGCCACCATGATGCTGCTTGCGATCAATGGGAGAAGGACGATGCGGAAGCCACGCGGTTGTTCGGTTTTGTGGCCGAGAATGGCAAGAGCGAGGATCCATGACAGATAGCCCATCCCGAGATAGGCGAGGGCCAGGAGGATGGGGAGCTGGAAGAGCTTTGGGCCCATGAGATCGGTGAAGTAATAGTGGCCGAAGGGGAAGCCGGTTCTCAGGCTGAGGCTTTCGAAGAATGTCCCGCTGCCGAGACAGAGTGTCGCGAAGATCAGGATGCCACGCAAGCGATAGAGGAAACCTCCATGGAGCAGCGCGAAGGCTGCGGGAGGGAGTACGTGGAGGACGACGATGAGGAGAGTGGGAACTCTGTCCGCATAGAGCTGGAGGATCCGCCCCACCGCGTATAGGAGGAGAAGAAGCGCGAGGAGATTGCGGGTTAGGCGATTTTCTCTGTTGTCTTCCGTGTCTTTGGCGAGGGGTGGCATGGGGGAATT
Coding sequences within:
- a CDS encoding intradiol ring-cleavage dioxygenase translates to MKNPTAFSRRTFLTNTIALATTLELQRAAFALGLLQNSDVCKLTPEQEVGPYYVADELLRSNIVEDRQGIPLQLRIAVLDARTCKPLTNAAVDIWHCDALGLYSGYTTQNPMGPGGPPGGPPDGQPPGPPPNFDPTHPHNRPGPREGFGPPPENHPTDKLTFLRGIQVTAPDGSVNFRTVFPGFYMGRTNHIHFKVRIDGHEANNTYAAGHTSHVGQVFFPEEIATQLMQLEPYTHHKIHRTTQAEDHVFNDQNGQLQLANLTPLHTGDFSKGLRAELIAAVDPTATPPAQRIDGPPSGEPAVAKMLSPHLFE
- the amaB gene encoding L-piperidine-6-carboxylate dehydrogenase; the protein is MTIRKEVEAILAHLGVPATTGNLTVRTPITGEVIAQIATITPEAANKAIAQAHAAYLEWRNVPAPKRGELIRLLGEELRTNLEPLGRLVTIETGKLLSEGHGEVQEMIDICTYAAGLSRQLAGLTVPSERAKHRMMETWHPLGVVGIISAFNFPVAVWSWNAALALVSGDAVVWKPSEKTPLTALATQAIFERAAKKFGGVPTGLATLLIGDAKVGEQLVDSPLIPLVSATGSTAMGRAVAPKLAARFAKAILELGGNNAAIVAPTADLDLTLRAIAFSAMGTAGQRCTTLRRLIVHADVYDKLIPQLKKVYGSVVIGDPGAQGTLVGPLIDERSYNAMQKSLEEARTSGAAVTGGDRVPTTNDEAFYVRPALVEIGSQTDTVKRETFAPILYVLKYSDFADALALHNDVPQGLSSSIFTMNLREAELFLSATGSDCGIANVNIGTSGAEIGGAFGGEKETGGGRESGSDAWKQYMRRATNTINYGTDLPLAQGVSFDID
- a CDS encoding carotenoid biosynthesis protein yields the protein MPPLAKDTEDNRENRLTRNLLALLLLLYAVGRILQLYADRVPTLLIVVLHVLPPAAFALLHGGFLYRLRGILIFATLCLGSGTFFESLSLRTGFPFGHYYFTDLMGPKLFQLPILLALAYLGMGYLSWILALAILGHKTEQPRGFRIVLLPLIASSIMVAWDLSMDPVWANIDHAWLWKQGGSYFGVPISNFLGWSLTTYVFYQAFALYLRRQPTQPLPSQLWRLPVLFYAAAAIGNILLIAQPGTPAAITDPSGRQWLTSDILRANVLVSVFVMGGFALIAWIQLRSPTEPSQLINASVTQTDLNCQ
- a CDS encoding M20/M25/M40 family metallo-hydrolase: MRGIAAFGVGAALLFVQTGLAQMGAPDTPPPVSMQAFAGPLAAKYRVDADRILKASETEDDGYVALTYLCDHIGKRLSGSPQLNTAVEWGAELMRKAGLQNVTVQPVMVPHWVRGSESGAIVAPVTKPLHMLGLGMSVGTPKEGITAEVVFVPSFAALDAMSAEQVKGKIVVFNPGWHGYGFNVMYRGLGPSKAAAKGAVGVLVRSATGLAMQTPHTGALRYDEKVPKIPAAAISVEDALMIERLCKEGPVKVHLQMDAHMEPEVKAGNVIGEIVGSEHPEQVVVIGGHIDSWDVGQGAQDDGSGIMGAFQAVTLIHKLGLKPKRTIRLVFWVNEENGGAGGVAYRKMVGEKIKDQVAAIEMDEGAEKPLGMGYGGFESMMPGAAPFDLNKLPPDQQQSYAALQDIASLLGPIGADRVLPGGGGSDIEPLTDDGVPALAPRTDDQHYFDWHHTDADTLDKVDPKEFRKNAAMLAVVTYVLADMDGRLAGKNAAAAK
- a CDS encoding VOC family protein: MTPTKGPQLQMNRSKRLAAICTILFTCALTIQAQTAPTRPKILGISHVGFFVSDLPRALEFWHGLLGYDESAEHKNPDGSITNAILKINDHQFVELLNLQPRAGSGRLGHIAFTVSSAERMRRYLISRGVQVASPVLKNVTTGDLTLTIKDPDGNLVEFDEPQPDGLEARTAGKSLPATNISDSIYHLGFLVGNSEKSIKFYGDLLGFHEFWRGSSNGTQLSWIDMQVPDGKDYVEFMLYRDLPPPDKRGGQEHISLLVPDVAKSISTLESRRAFQTYGKPIAPHTGVNGKRQVNLFDPDGTRVELMESETANGKPVPPSTAPPPN